A DNA window from Drosophila biarmipes strain raj3 chromosome 2R, RU_DBia_V1.1, whole genome shotgun sequence contains the following coding sequences:
- the LOC108029886 gene encoding kallikrein-6, with amino-acid sequence MAVFLAIFGIAFLWPAAMTQFLEPNCGLTGITPKIMHGQNAEHGANPWMAFIYKTNNQSEPELVCGGTLIHREFVLTAAHCIVSGDILVVRLGEYYSQSRSSTSWDFAVTKAFRNKLYKAAEHIHDIGILRVGPEVHFNAFIRPICILTDPTKVPLVSTFRAAGWGKTHHGDTARVLQTLELNELDASDCYNAFWVRTTENQICAGHPIGDTCMGDSGGPLVHQASIDGQLRYVQLGIVSFGSTECRSPGVYTRVASYIEWILKVVNNYSVHRRWNIQFRNEPGEN; translated from the exons ATGGCTGTTTTCCTCGCGATTTTCGGGATCGCTTTTCTTTGGCCAGCGGCGATGACACAGTTCCTCGAACCAAATTGTGGCTTGACAGGCATCACCCCTAAAATAATGCACGGCCAGAATGCAGAGCACGGAGCCAATCCTTGGATGGCGTTCATTTACAAAACTAACAACCAAAGTGAACCTGAGCTTGTATGCGGCGGTACCCTTATCCACAGAG AATTTGTTTTGACTGCAGCTCACTGTATTGTTAGTGGCGACATTCT TGTCGTGCGTCTTGGTGAATATTATTCGCAGAGCAGGTCCAGTACATCCTGGGACTTTGCAGTGACCAAGGCCTTCAgaaataaactttataaagCAGCGGAACATATCCACGATATAGGGATACTGAGGGTGGGGCCAGAAGTTCACTTTAATG CATTTATCAGACCCATCTGCATCCTGACGGATCCCACAAAAGTTCCCCTCGTCAGTACCTTCAGAGCAGCAGGTTGGGGAAAAACGCACCACGGGGATACAGCGAGGGTGTTACAGACTTTGGAGCTGAACGAGCTGGATGCATCCGATTGCTACAACGCTTTTTGGGTGAGGACCACCGAGAACCAGATCTGTGCAGGACATCCCATCGGAGACACCTGTATGGGCGACTCTGGAGGCCCATTGGTCCACCAGGCCTCCATTGACGGTCAACTGCGGTATGTTCAGCTGGGAATCGTCAGTTTCGGCAGCACGGAATGCCGAAGTCCGGGGGTCTATACACGGGTCGCCAGCTATATCGAATGGATCCTTAAGGTCGTAAATAACTATTCGGTGCACAGGCGATGGAACATCCAATTTCGAAATGAGCCAGGggaaaactaa